The following proteins are co-located in the Pseudomonas sp. ATCC 13867 genome:
- a CDS encoding exodeoxyribonuclease III: protein MRIISVNVNGIQAAAERGLLSWLQAQNADVICLQDTRASAFDLDDPSYQLDGYFLYACDAEVPSQGGVAIYSRLQPKAVISGLGFEMADRYGRYLQADFDKVSIATLLLPTGQEGDENLNHKFKFMDDFAQYMNKQRRKRREYIYCGSLYVAHQKLDVKNWRECQQSPGFMAPERGWMDEIFGTMGYVDALREVNREGDQYSWWPESEQAELLNLGWRFDYQILTPGLRRFVRSAKLPRQPRFSQHAPLIVDYDWTLSI from the coding sequence ATGCGGATCATCAGTGTGAACGTGAATGGTATTCAGGCTGCAGCCGAGCGTGGATTGCTCAGTTGGCTGCAAGCCCAGAATGCCGACGTGATCTGCTTGCAGGATACCCGCGCCTCCGCTTTCGATCTGGATGACCCGTCCTATCAACTGGACGGCTACTTCCTGTACGCCTGCGATGCCGAAGTGCCCAGTCAGGGCGGCGTCGCAATCTATAGTCGTCTGCAACCCAAGGCTGTCATAAGCGGCCTGGGTTTCGAGATGGCCGATCGTTACGGGCGCTACCTGCAAGCCGATTTCGACAAGGTGAGTATCGCCACTCTCCTGCTGCCTACCGGGCAGGAAGGGGACGAGAACCTGAACCACAAGTTCAAGTTCATGGACGATTTCGCCCAGTACATGAACAAGCAGCGCCGCAAGCGCCGCGAATACATCTATTGCGGCTCGCTGTACGTCGCGCACCAGAAGCTGGACGTGAAGAACTGGCGCGAATGCCAGCAATCTCCGGGCTTCATGGCGCCGGAGCGCGGCTGGATGGATGAGATCTTCGGCACCATGGGCTACGTCGACGCCCTGCGCGAGGTCAACCGCGAAGGCGACCAGTACAGCTGGTGGCCGGAAAGCGAACAGGCCGAGCTGCTCAACCTGGGCTGGCGTTTCGACTACCAGATCCTCACGCCGGGTCTGCGCCGCTTCGTGCGCAGCGCCAAGCTGCCGCGCCAGCCGCGCTTCTCCCAGCATGCGCCGCTGATCGTGGACTACGACTGGACCCTGAGTATCTGA
- a CDS encoding DUF4870 domain-containing protein, producing MSEELPVEHSEPSREARQWAMFCHFAAFLCFVFPFGNLIGPLIVWQIKRESDPFVDRQGKEAMNFQITVTLAILISCLLMLVVVGFFLLGLVSIGALVLTIIAGIKANEGVEYRYPFTWRPLK from the coding sequence ATGAGCGAGGAATTGCCCGTGGAACACAGCGAACCGAGCCGGGAGGCCCGGCAATGGGCGATGTTCTGCCACTTCGCCGCATTCCTGTGTTTCGTCTTTCCCTTTGGCAACCTGATCGGGCCGCTGATCGTCTGGCAGATCAAGCGTGAGTCGGACCCGTTCGTGGACCGGCAGGGCAAGGAGGCGATGAACTTCCAGATCACCGTGACCCTGGCGATCTTGATCAGTTGTCTGCTGATGCTGGTGGTGGTCGGCTTCTTCCTGCTGGGACTGGTGAGTATCGGTGCGCTGGTCCTGACCATCATCGCCGGGATCAAGGCCAATGAAGGGGTGGAGTATCGCTACCCCTTCACCTGGCGCCCGCTCAAGTGA
- the rph gene encoding ribonuclease PH gives MNRPSGRAADQLRPIRITRHYTKHAEGSVLVEFGDTKVICTVSAESGVPRFLKGQGQGWLTAEYGMLPRSTGERNQREAARGKQGGRTLEIQRLIGRSLRAALDLSKLGENTLYIDCDVIQADGGTRTASITGATVALIDALAVLKKRGALKGNPLKQMVAAVSVGMYQGEPVLDLDYLEDSAAETDLNVVMTDAGGFIEVQGTAEGAPFQPAELNAMLELAQQGLRELFELQRAALAD, from the coding sequence ATGAACCGTCCCAGTGGCCGCGCCGCCGACCAACTGCGCCCGATCCGTATCACCCGCCATTACACCAAGCACGCCGAGGGCTCCGTGCTGGTCGAGTTCGGCGACACCAAGGTGATCTGCACCGTCAGCGCCGAATCCGGTGTGCCGCGCTTCCTCAAGGGCCAGGGCCAGGGCTGGCTGACCGCCGAATACGGCATGCTGCCGCGCTCCACCGGCGAGCGTAACCAGCGCGAAGCCGCGCGCGGCAAGCAGGGTGGCCGCACCCTGGAAATCCAGCGACTGATCGGCCGCTCCCTGCGCGCCGCACTGGACCTCTCCAAGCTGGGCGAGAACACCCTGTACATCGACTGCGACGTGATCCAGGCCGACGGCGGCACCCGCACCGCCTCGATCACCGGCGCCACCGTGGCGCTGATCGATGCGCTGGCCGTGCTGAAGAAGCGCGGCGCGCTCAAGGGCAACCCGCTCAAGCAGATGGTCGCCGCGGTTTCCGTGGGCATGTACCAGGGCGAGCCGGTGCTGGACCTGGACTACCTGGAAGACTCCGCCGCCGAGACCGACCTGAACGTGGTCATGACCGATGCCGGCGGCTTCATCGAAGTCCAGGGCACCGCCGAGGGCGCCCCCTTCCAGCCGGCGGAGCTCAATGCCATGCTGGAACTGGCGCAGCAGGGCCTGCGCGAGCTGTTCGAACTGCAGCGCGCCGCGCTGGCCGACTGA